The genome window TGTTAGATAACTCTACACACCTCTGGCCAGCGGCTGGAAGGTGGTCAGGCCTCTCTTCAGAGCCGCTCCGCTGCTGTCAGAGTCGCTGTCGTTGAAGTCACTGTCTCCTTTGCCGCTGTCCTTCACGCTCAGCTGATCCGTGTTGCTCGTGCCACTGTGAATACAATCACATCTGTTAGTGAATATAGCACTCTATCTGATTATTGATATTCTATCGCAGAATGAAATACTATATTCACTGGGACGTGACTAATGTGACCTACTGTAAAAGAGAGACTAAACCCTGACGAGAATAAAAACTCATCCATTTATATGTTTCAGTTGTGATTAAATGACGTGTATTGGTTTCAAAACTACAGCAGGGGCTGAAAGTGTAAgaacttttttcatttaaacatgaatgtttcagaatttttaaaagttgtagaaaacttaacCTATAACATAAGATAAAGAGATATTTCAGGTGCACAACTTCTAAGGTGACGTATAAAGTGTAATTAAATGAGTACAGACGGTCAGATTCATATTAATTCTTAAAATCATGTTCATTTGTCACTCAGATTATTATGCTGATGATATCATTtgaatatagtcatttttaaataaaaaaataatcatttaaaatggtaattttaatagttttaattagggatgcactgatatcaAAGTTTTGGTCGATactgataattctttatatttgaaagccgataaccgatatattggccgataaatctaaatccaaatctttatataatttttgagagcctgattacaaaaacaaaagtctcaccattaaaatccatgtcccaaacacacgattataatgataaataatattatGAAGCCTATATGACTTGTGCTGAACTtcactgtattttcctttttgaagtgatttcaatcatatttcaaacaattcaaaaccatcatggtggaCAGTGTGCATCTGAATGTCTCACATTATTTATCAGTTTTAATATAtcagccaaattttcttatcaggcCGATAACGAtagcattaaaaatgaacatatatcggctgaTGACGATATGGTGACtaatatatcgtgcatccctagttctaataacaatatttatattcttttttttattattaaatcagaaaaatgcaaaataaaagcattttcacTAATATTCTCAAACTTTTGTCCCTCATCGTATcttctacactgcaaaaaatgcttttcttacttgtcttgtttccagtcaaAATACCAAAAAATTTTGAATCAAGATTAATtttctatacaaaaaaaaaaaagaagacatatttagtcttgtttcctggggaaaaaaaagtgcattcaaGTGCATCAAGTGCATTTTGCTTAAAACTAGTAAAattatctgccagtggggtTTCCGTTTGCATTAAGATTGTTCTTcttaccccactggcagataatTTTACTAGTTTTAAGCAAAATGCACTTGAATGCACTTTTCTCCCCCCAGGAAACAAGACtaaatatgtcttttttttgtatagaaaattcatCTTGATtcaagaatttttagatatttgtacttgaaataagacaaaaatatgcatttttttttgcagtgcatgagtatttttttaattattattaaattaaagtcAAGCAATTAAGATGTGAATAGGCAAatgtagtaaaaaaaacatcattcttACCTCCTTTGCAGACAGTATTTTTCATCTTGCCATAAAAATGTTTGCTCAAAAGGTTTGCATGGCAGGAACagctataaaaacaaaagcttaGAGTTCATATGCTGATTTCAACATTATTGTGCATCAACAAAACAGCAGAATTTTAAGGCAAAAATCACTCACCTTTTCCTCAAAATCCAGGCTCTTGTCTTCATACAGACAGGGTTGCATTGAATCGCTTTCATTTCTGAGGAAGGCATTAGCGCCGCCGTAAATGTTTGAGCCGACAGTGCCGTTCTTGGACAGCGGGGTTGATCCGTACAGGCCGTCTCTCCCAAAGTTCCTCCGTCTGCGTTTGATCGTACAAGTCACGGTGAGGACGGTGATCGCCGCCAGTAACAGCACACAGCTTCCAGAGAACCCAACGATCACCACGGTCCAGACATCAAACTCCAGAGTCTCCTCATCCTTCGATCGGAGTAAAATAACCACCTGGTCCTCTTGTGCACCAGTGTCTGTCACCACGAACCGGACGGTTGCGGTGCTAGAAAGCGGCTCTCTGCCGCCGTCAACAACTGAAACTTTAATCTGCAGGACGTCTCCGCATGAAGCAGCGAGTCTTCGGTTCAAGATGATTTCGCCAGTCTTTTTGTCAATGGAAAAAATCTGCGTTTCGTCTTCTAGGATATGAAAACTGAGCTCTTTGTTGACGCCGCTGTCTTCATCTTGAGCGGTAACTCGTAACGCCAAATAACCAGCCTGAGCGTTGAGGGGAATCGGAACATCGGCAGAATCATTCCGCAAAACTGGATACGTAAAATACGGAAAGTTGTCGTTCTCATCCACCACACGGATTTGTATCAAAGTCGTGCTGGATAATGAAGGGAAACCTTTATCGCTAGCCTTCACGGCGAACTCAACTTCTTTCAGAGTCTCAAAATTGAAGGATCTCAGCGTGTACAAAGAGCCCGAGTGAGGGTCGATGGACACAAATGTAGATATTGGCGAACCGTCTGAAGTTTTGCTGTCGATAAGACTGTAGGAGACCTTCCCGTTTTTTCCAAAGTCAAGATCTCGTgcaaccactgtagtcatgtacGAGCCGGGAATGTTGTTTTCTATTACCGAGACATCATATGTGGCTTTACTAAACATCGGAGCGTTGTCGTTCTCGTCCGTGATGCGTATCGTATAATGCTTGATGGTTTTAAACGGCGGCGTTCCCAAATCCTCAGCAATCACAGTGAGGTTGTACTCTGAAATGGCTTCTCTGTCCAAAGTTGCGGTCGTGACGATCATGAAGGTGTCGCTGTAGGCTTGTTGCAACTTAAAATGCTCGTGTCCTTCCAAAGTGGTGCTGACGTAACCGTTGGGACCTGAATCTCCGTCTGAGGTGCTGATCAGCGCCACAAAACTCTCTTCGGCCGCGGCCTCGGTGATGAACGCCACTCCGTCGCTGGTGGAAGTCATTGGTTTGATGCTGATCTCCGGCGCGTTATCGTTCACGTCGAGGATGTCGACGACAGCCCGGCATGTAGACGAAACTGAATTGGCGCCCAGATCGGAGGCCTGAATGTGCAACTCGTACGACTTCTTGGTCTCGTAGTCGACCTCGTCTCTGAGGGTCACTTCTCCTGTGATGAGGTCGATCTGGAAAACACGTGTGACTTCGGTCGGGGAGCCTTCGACGAACCCGTAGACGACTTCTCCGTTGATGCCGGCGTCGGGGTCGAAAGCGTGCACTTTCAGCACACGGGACCCGATGGGTGAATCTTCACTGAGTTGGACTTTGAGTGAGTTGTGCTCAAACGTCGGGCTGTTGTCGTTGAAGTCCAACACTCGGATGTAAACGGTTGTCAAGCCTGATTTCGCAGGAGTCCCGCCGTCGGTCGCGGTCACCTCGATTGTGTAAAACTCTTCCGTCTCCCGGTCAAGCTTTTTGATCAACACAAGCTCAGCAGACTTTGCTCCGTCCTCACGAGTGCTGACTTCAACAACAAAATGGTTTGTGTGTGAAATATGGTAGCTTTGAACGTAGTTATCTCCAACATCAAGGTCCACAGCGACGTCCAGAGGAAACCGTGAGTTTAAAGGTGCGTCTTCTGATATATCCAAATGCGTTTCGTTGCGTGTAAACTGAGGCGAATGATCGTTAATGTCTTTTACCTCAATCTCCACGTGGATGAGCTGAAATTTCTCCTTTGAAAAGGCGACGACGTCAAAAGTTATAAGACACTGTGGGGATCGGTGACACAGCTGCTCTCGGTCAATGACTTCTCCAACGGTTAACAGCCCGTCGATTTGCCTCATGTGGATGATGGAGTTTGTCTTCTGAATAAACTTGAACGATGTCTCGGGATCCTCCGCCGGGTCTATTTTCAAGTCTTGAGAAAGGTTTCCGATCTCTGTACCAGGTGAATCTTCCTCAAATGTAAAGTACTTCGTTGTTGTGCAGCAGCCGTTGCAAATCATGCACAGAAGCATGAAGTAACTGCAGTAGATCTTCATGtttgcaaacaaaaaaatcacttGAAAAGAAATGTGAGAATAAAAGTTCTTCATTCAGCTCCGGTTGTGATCATCACTTCTGCTTGACTCTGGTGTTTCCAGCTCGCACCTATCAGATATAGGTCATGGTATATGCAAATTAGGCCATCTGCTGACCAATGAACACTCACAGCACTCTCAAAGCCCCTGCTGTGGCTCTCTATTGGGTCACAGCTGTTTCACACCCGGCCCGTGAGAGAACCTAATAAACAATACTCTATTGTTTCATGTCAGACATACACTATCAGTCAAAAGTTTAGACACACTTGactgaatttatgttttttccccctgctTAAATGCATGAAATTTGATTTGTAGACAAAGGTAAGCTaaaactttcatttaaaaaaatgtgtctaGTTATTTAACATATGAGATGAGATCAtagatgtaatatatatatatatatatatagtatatatattagtatatagtatattagtatatatactgtatataagtatatattatatatctatattagctcttttgaagtttctattcatcaaagaatcctgaaaaataaattgtatgacagtttccacaaaaatatgaactgttttcaacattgataataatcataaatgtttcttgagcagcaaatcatcatatcagaatgatttctgaaggatcatgtgacactgaagactggagtaatgatgctgaaaattcagctttgatcacaggaataaattacactttactatatattcaggtcattgacgaataaagtttttaaaagtgtaaaaaataaagatataattatttttgaagttttattaagtgttaacaatgagattctgtggtttttataatcaattaacactgattttgtcattctttacaagatggacaaaatttgtcaacaaaaaagtctttcagtttaaccaaaatttcggttttaccgaatgacgatattttcaaacaatgctaacaggctgatatctagcaaaagaacaatcaaacatttatatttagtacaagtttttaaaatatcacaacattttccatgttttatagcggttgtaccgaatgacctgatgtttcgggacatgcgtatgatcaagtgaaaacatgaatttttcaaatagttaagagagagttagttactttacttcacgaccatgtggtcctttgcaggtgtctgaatgatgtcacatcctgtcacatgatattgaccacatgacctttatattggttactccgaatgacatcaatgaaattcatttttccggacattctttctcataacaaagcaacgacttctacacataatttgaACACCATTTtacactatgttgatatatgatgttataaaatcatgccagaataaaaaatatatacatttattacattttaagatattttaatcacaaatgaaatggctgtattggcctttggacggttaaaccgaatgaccttttgacacttcaaaatctttaaaatacctttatatgtagaaaaatataattaaaaccttttggattcaataaaagagatctagttgtactaccttacatactttcaatgtcatatctttgttttttgttattattattaaggcctttggacaaaaaaaatgacccgtcacttCATTGACCCGTTTACAAATAAAGCAGCTtgtttaaattctaataatatttcacaatattactgtttttacttttaatctTGACACTAacatattttgtaatgttttcaaagttttgtttagttcctgttaaatgaatgacaaaatCAAACATGCACTTTTCCATCAATCGATTTGTTAAGCGTCAGCCAAGCATACAAATGTAAAGCAATAAGGGTTTGTTTTCCAAACTCTTTTCTTAATTATTTACTAAGATAAAGGTAATGAGGGTCTATCGATTGGTCCTGGTCAGATTAACAGGCTGCGGAGATGAAGGTGTTAACCCTTGAAGAGCGAGTCCTTCTCCACGCGGCCATTTGGGCTGTGAGGTGTGAAATGTGGCACACTCTCAAATGTCTCAGCCGCGCTAACTGGATTTTCTCAGGCTGAAACAAATGCAGACCATTTGACAACATTTCTGATACACACGTCTGTCTGGCATGATTTAATCAAAGCAATAGCACTGTCTGAGAATATAATCTGGCTGTTTGCTGAAGTCTCGGGCTGATATGTTTATAGCATATGGAGTCTAAAGTGTTGATATCTTGATATCAGATTAATGTACCACAGAAGGAAGTGAGTAATCTGAGTTAAGCAGCGTCTGATCTCTGTGACACCTAAACTAAAGCCCTCGAGGATATACTGAAGTTCATCATGTAATGTTAGCTTGTCTATAATGTCTCTTCTtt of Ctenopharyngodon idella isolate HZGC_01 chromosome 9, HZGC01, whole genome shotgun sequence contains these proteins:
- the pcdh8 gene encoding protocadherin-8, whose product is MKNFYSHISFQVIFLFANMKIYCSYFMLLCMICNGCCTTTKYFTFEEDSPGTEIGNLSQDLKIDPAEDPETSFKFIQKTNSIIHMRQIDGLLTVGEVIDREQLCHRSPQCLITFDVVAFSKEKFQLIHVEIEVKDINDHSPQFTRNETHLDISEDAPLNSRFPLDVAVDLDVGDNYVQSYHISHTNHFVVEVSTREDGAKSAELVLIKKLDRETEEFYTIEVTATDGGTPAKSGLTTVYIRVLDFNDNSPTFEHNSLKVQLSEDSPIGSRVLKVHAFDPDAGINGEVVYGFVEGSPTEVTRVFQIDLITGEVTLRDEVDYETKKSYELHIQASDLGANSVSSTCRAVVDILDVNDNAPEISIKPMTSTSDGVAFITEAAAEESFVALISTSDGDSGPNGYVSTTLEGHEHFKLQQAYSDTFMIVTTATLDREAISEYNLTVIAEDLGTPPFKTIKHYTIRITDENDNAPMFSKATYDVSVIENNIPGSYMTTVVARDLDFGKNGKVSYSLIDSKTSDGSPISTFVSIDPHSGSLYTLRSFNFETLKEVEFAVKASDKGFPSLSSTTLIQIRVVDENDNFPYFTYPVLRNDSADVPIPLNAQAGYLALRVTAQDEDSGVNKELSFHILEDETQIFSIDKKTGEIILNRRLAASCGDVLQIKVSVVDGGREPLSSTATVRFVVTDTGAQEDQVVILLRSKDEETLEFDVWTVVIVGFSGSCVLLLAAITVLTVTCTIKRRRRNFGRDGLYGSTPLSKNGTVGSNIYGGANAFLRNESDSMQPCLYEDKSLDFEEKLFLPCKPFEQTFLWQDEKYCLQRSGTSNTDQLSVKDSGKGDSDFNDSDSDSSGAALKRGLTTFQPLARGSLSAAGDWKSGGHVIQTRNMHVPPGSAYTIGFSPVYNTTHLTSHSWKEGHSQGNMNGRSGMQTFSRTGTLPSYSAHQVRRMRTGVEEQTHTVLLSDASEVATTF